The Streptomyces cathayae DNA segment GCCACCGGAGCACCCATCAGGGCCGCGGCGTCCTCGTTGCCGCCGACCGCGTACACATGCTGTCCGAAGCGGGTGCGGCGCAGGACGACCGCTCCGGCGACGAACAGCGTCAGGGTGACCCACACGGGGTTGCCGATGCCGAGCGTGGTGCCCTGGCCGAGTTCGGACAGGAAGGAACCCTTGCCGATCAGGTAGGTCTCGGCGCCCTCGTCGGTGAGGGCCAGCATCAGACCGCGCGCCCCCAGCATGGCCGCCAGGGTGACGATGAACGGCGCCAGCCGGGAACGCGCCACCAGCAGGCCGTTGACGGCACCGATCCCACCGCACACCACGAGGGGCAGCAGCAGCGCCACCAGGGTCCCGTGCCGAGACCCCCAGGCCGCCAGGACGCCGCCCAGGGCGAACAGGGAACCGACCGACAGATCGATGCCCCCGGTGATGATGACGAAGGTCATCCCGAGGGCGACGATCGCCAGGAAAGCCGAACTCGTCGCCATGTTGCCGACGTTGTCCCCGGTGGCGAAGGAGTCGAAGCCGACCGACGCCACCAGCGAGACGAGCACCAGCACGGCCAGCGCCCCGTGCTGCTGGACCAGGGCACTGAGGCGCTCCGAGCGCAGGGGACCCTCGGGGCCCGCGGCCTTCGGCGGTCGCCCGCCCGCGGTGGCCACGGGCACGTCCGTCTTCGTCGCGGTCATCGTTTCCCCCGTCCCCGTGCCGCGTAGACCGCGCACACGATCACTATGGCCTGCGCGATCTGGGTCCACGACGGCGGCAGATCGTGCTTGATGAGGGTGGCGGTGAGCAACTGGATGAGGACCGCTCCCGCCACGGTGCCGGCGATGTTGACACGGCCGCCGGTCAGCGGGGTCCCGCCGACCACGACGGCGGTGATGGCGGACAGTTCCATCAGATTGCCCAGTGAGGTCGGGTCGCTGGCCTGGAGCCGGGCGGTGGCCAGCACGCCCGCCACGGCCGCCAGCAGCGCGCACAGCACGTACACGACGATCAGCACGCGCCGCACCGGCAGGCCCGCCAGCTGCGCCGCGGGGCGGCTGTCACCGATGGCCAGCAGCTGGCGCCCGAACGTGGTGCGGCGGACCACGAACGCGGCCAGCAGCGCCAGGACGGCGGCGATGAGGATCAGATAGGGGACGCCCAGGACGTCGCCGGATCCCAGGGAGGCGAGCGCGGGGTTGCGCAGATCCTCCAGCTGCGGCAGCAGGACCAGGGCGAGGCCCCGGCCGCCGACCATGAGCGCCAGGGTGGCCACGATCGGCTGCACTCCGACGAAGGCGACCAGTGCCCCGTTGGCCACCCCCACCGCGGCGGCGAACACCGCTACCACCAGCAGCGCCGGCAGCAGACCGTAGCCGAGGTACAGGGCGGTCACGGAGGCTGCCAGCGCCATCACGGCGCCGACCGACAGATCGATGCCCTCGGTGCCGATGACCAGGGCCATGCCGAGCGCGACGATGATGACGGGGGAGACCTGCACGGCCTGGGTGCGGAAGTTCTCCGCGGACAGGAAGTGCGGGGTGACGACGGTGTTGACGACCAGCAGCAGTGCCACGCCGGCGTAGACGCCGTATGTCTGCAGCCACTGCAGGACGCGGGCCCGGTCCAGCGGCGCGGTGCGCAGAGCGGCTTCAGCCATCGCCGGCCTCCTCCGCGGCCGTGGCACCGGCCGTGTTCCCGGCCGGTGCGTGCCCGGCGATGGTCCGCATCAGTGTGTCCTCGGTGACGTCCTCGCCGGCCAGTTCGCCGACGACCGCACCGTCCTTCAGCACGACCACGCGGTCGGACCCTTCGATGAGTTCCTCCAGATCGGAGGAGATGAGCAGAACGGCCAGGCCGTCCGCGGCCAGTTCGTCCACGAGTCTTTGCACCTCGGCCTTGGCCCCGACATCGATGCCCCGGGTGGGCTCGTCCAGCAGCAGCACCTTGGGGTTCATCGCCAGCCAGCGGGCGAGCAGCACCTTCTGCTGGTTGCCGCCGGACAGTTCACCGACCTTCTGGTGCGGGGAGGACGCCTTGATGCGCAGCCGCTCGACGAAGGTGTCCACGACGCTGTCGACGCGTGCCTCGGAGACCAGACCGAAACGGGAGAGCCGGGGCAGCACGGCCAGTGAGATGTTCTCGCGGACCGAGAGCCCGGGAACGATGCCCTCGCTCTTGCGGTCCTCGGGCAGCAGACTGATGCCTGCCCGGATGGCGGCGGGGGTGGAGCCGCCGCGCAACGGGACACCGGCCACCAGGACCTGCCCGGAACTCGTCGCCAGCGCACCGGAGATGGCCTTGGCCGTCTCGGTCCGCCCGGACCCGAGGAGTCCGCCGAGTCCCACGACCTCGCCGGGCCGGATCGCCACGGACACCTCGTGCAACTTGTGCGGGGCCGTCAGCTCCCTCGCCTCCAGCACCGGTTGGGCGCTGACGGCGTGGTGGTCGCCGGTGAACC contains these protein-coding regions:
- a CDS encoding ABC transporter permease — encoded protein: MAEAALRTAPLDRARVLQWLQTYGVYAGVALLLVVNTVVTPHFLSAENFRTQAVQVSPVIIVALGMALVIGTEGIDLSVGAVMALAASVTALYLGYGLLPALLVVAVFAAAVGVANGALVAFVGVQPIVATLALMVGGRGLALVLLPQLEDLRNPALASLGSGDVLGVPYLILIAAVLALLAAFVVRRTTFGRQLLAIGDSRPAAQLAGLPVRRVLIVVYVLCALLAAVAGVLATARLQASDPTSLGNLMELSAITAVVVGGTPLTGGRVNIAGTVAGAVLIQLLTATLIKHDLPPSWTQIAQAIVIVCAVYAARGRGKR
- a CDS encoding sugar ABC transporter ATP-binding protein yields the protein MAPPAAVLAVRGLSKTFPGVRALDDVDLTLHPGEVHALIGENGAGKSTLIKLLTGVHRPDAGDIVFQGREVSFATPLEAQKAGISTIYQEVNLIPLLSVARNLFLGREPRTRLGLLDFARMHREAEETLRSYGVRVDVRLPLRVLGVGAQQMVALARAVATEARVVIMDEPTSSLEPREVETLFSVIRRLRDEGIAVVYVSHRLDELYAVCDTVTVLRDGRRVHHGRLADLDRLSLVSTMLGRELGEVRTEGLTRFTGDHHAVSAQPVLEARELTAPHKLHEVSVAIRPGEVVGLGGLLGSGRTETAKAISGALATSSGQVLVAGVPLRGGSTPAAIRAGISLLPEDRKSEGIVPGLSVRENISLAVLPRLSRFGLVSEARVDSVVDTFVERLRIKASSPHQKVGELSGGNQQKVLLARWLAMNPKVLLLDEPTRGIDVGAKAEVQRLVDELAADGLAVLLISSDLEELIEGSDRVVVLKDGAVVGELAGEDVTEDTLMRTIAGHAPAGNTAGATAAEEAGDG
- a CDS encoding ABC transporter permease; the encoded protein is MTATKTDVPVATAGGRPPKAAGPEGPLRSERLSALVQQHGALAVLVLVSLVASVGFDSFATGDNVGNMATSSAFLAIVALGMTFVIITGGIDLSVGSLFALGGVLAAWGSRHGTLVALLLPLVVCGGIGAVNGLLVARSRLAPFIVTLAAMLGARGLMLALTDEGAETYLIGKGSFLSELGQGTTLGIGNPVWVTLTLFVAGAVVLRRTRFGQHVYAVGGNEDAAALMGAPVARTKILVYTLSGVLAGLAGALNAAWLASGVTILGNGMELEAISAVVIGGTLLTGGLGYVSGSLVGVLLLKVIQNVINQIGSLDSSYQQVVSGAFLAVVVVAQTWLGRRRQLL